The following proteins are encoded in a genomic region of Macellibacteroides fermentans:
- a CDS encoding NAD-dependent epimerase/dehydratase family protein: MTLLFTGASGFLGKNTLPLLSKYYQVSTLGLMDIDDYNVNISENIPELKNRYNVVLHAAGKAHSIPKTEEEVKDFFSVNLQGTKNLCKALEEVGVPDSFIFVSSVAVYGLEFGELITEEHPLTGSSPYALSKIQTEEFLDVWCKKHGVKLGILRPSLISGPNPPGNLGAMIKGIKTGKYLSISGGKAKKSVLMVQDIANLVPLLAEKGGIYNACDTAHPSFHELETLIASQLGKPHPKSIPYFIAKLIACMGDLVGKNAPINSFKLDKITKSLTFSNEKARKELGWEPLNVLENFKIY, encoded by the coding sequence ATGACACTATTATTTACAGGGGCATCGGGGTTTTTAGGAAAGAACACGCTTCCTCTGCTTTCAAAATATTATCAGGTAAGTACTTTGGGATTAATGGACATTGATGATTATAATGTAAATATATCCGAAAATATCCCTGAATTAAAAAACAGATATAATGTTGTTCTTCATGCTGCAGGAAAGGCCCATTCTATTCCAAAAACTGAAGAAGAAGTAAAAGATTTCTTCTCAGTAAACCTGCAAGGAACAAAAAATCTATGCAAAGCACTTGAGGAGGTGGGAGTTCCGGATTCATTTATTTTTGTTAGTTCTGTTGCGGTATATGGACTGGAGTTTGGGGAGTTAATTACGGAAGAACATCCTTTAACGGGTAGTTCTCCCTATGCATTAAGCAAGATACAAACAGAAGAGTTTCTTGACGTATGGTGTAAGAAACATGGTGTAAAGTTAGGTATTTTAAGACCTTCACTCATTTCCGGACCAAATCCTCCTGGGAATCTGGGGGCTATGATCAAAGGGATCAAAACCGGCAAATATTTAAGTATATCAGGAGGAAAAGCAAAAAAGAGTGTACTGATGGTTCAGGATATAGCAAATCTGGTTCCTCTTTTAGCAGAAAAAGGAGGAATATATAATGCATGTGATACAGCTCATCCATCATTTCATGAGTTAGAGACACTTATTGCCTCGCAACTAGGGAAACCTCATCCGAAATCAATCCCATACTTCATTGCTAAGCTAATTGCCTGTATGGGTGATCTGGTTGGCAAAAATGCTCCTATCAATTCATTCAAGCTTGATAAAATAACGAAATCACTCACATTTTCTAATGAAAAAGCGCGAAAAGAATTAGGATGGGAACCATTAAATGTTCTAGAGAATTTCAAAATTTATTGA
- a CDS encoding lipopolysaccharide biosynthesis protein encodes MFKRLLSSSSPRTAKAKKNVIVSLGVKGISILISLAFVPLLLSNLNTERYGIWLTLTSVLSWMSFFDIGLGNGLKNQLASCFANNDLNGARKAISTAYLSMGIITCINIVVFIIVSNYINWDVFLNSPISMRGELKVLVTCVVCFFFIQLWLNLICTILDSLQMPSLTGIISTFGQLLAFILVFAVSRIDNQATLLIYGICISISPVVVIAISTALIFFKTSRHLAPSFKLYDKTLVKRMFSLGAKFLLIQLTAIMLYQTNNFVIAHIVGNSDVTYYNIAFKYAGIIQMIFTIIISPIWVASADAYTKGDILWIKNIINKLNKIWLLFFFISIILVLAAPYVYELWLGKDIKIDPVTTSLLFVYFLLSMKNGIYCNIINGFGKITLQFYLTAIEVVIHISLSIILGKILGSNGVIISMCLIMLLNYIWMPLQCNRILNGTAKGIWNK; translated from the coding sequence ATGTTTAAGAGACTTCTATCAAGTTCAAGTCCCCGTACTGCCAAAGCCAAAAAGAATGTAATAGTTTCTTTGGGAGTAAAAGGGATTAGCATTCTTATTTCTCTTGCTTTCGTCCCTTTATTACTTTCCAACTTAAATACTGAACGGTATGGAATATGGCTTACCCTTACTTCTGTACTGTCGTGGATGAGCTTTTTTGACATCGGTTTAGGGAACGGGCTAAAAAACCAATTAGCAAGTTGCTTTGCTAATAACGACCTGAACGGTGCAAGAAAAGCAATCAGTACAGCCTATCTTTCCATGGGTATTATTACTTGCATTAATATTGTTGTTTTTATTATTGTAAGTAACTATATCAATTGGGATGTTTTTCTTAACTCTCCAATTTCAATGAGAGGAGAATTAAAAGTATTGGTGACCTGTGTTGTCTGCTTTTTTTTCATTCAATTATGGCTAAATCTGATATGTACAATACTGGATTCTCTCCAGATGCCTTCGCTTACAGGTATCATATCTACCTTTGGACAGCTACTGGCTTTTATACTGGTATTTGCGGTCTCCAGAATAGATAATCAAGCTACACTACTTATATATGGAATATGCATTTCAATATCTCCTGTAGTAGTAATTGCGATAAGTACTGCTCTGATTTTTTTTAAGACCAGCAGACATCTTGCTCCAAGTTTTAAACTGTATGATAAAACGTTAGTAAAAAGAATGTTTAGTCTGGGGGCCAAATTTCTCCTCATCCAACTTACGGCCATTATGTTGTATCAGACTAATAATTTTGTCATTGCACATATAGTAGGCAATTCGGATGTTACGTATTATAATATTGCATTTAAATATGCAGGAATAATTCAAATGATATTTACAATTATCATTTCACCAATATGGGTAGCCTCAGCTGATGCATACACCAAAGGTGATATTTTGTGGATTAAAAATATTATAAATAAGCTGAATAAGATATGGCTCCTTTTCTTTTTTATATCTATTATCCTGGTGCTTGCTGCTCCGTACGTGTATGAATTATGGTTGGGAAAAGATATTAAAATCGACCCTGTTACAACCTCTCTGCTTTTCGTATACTTCTTACTTAGTATGAAAAATGGGATATATTGTAATATTATCAATGGGTTTGGGAAGATTACGCTTCAATTCTATTTGACAGCTATAGAGGTTGTTATACATATCTCTCTATCTATAATCCTTGGTAAAATTTTAGGTTCAAATGGCGTTATAATTTCAATGTGTTTAATTATGTTACTTAATTATATATGGATGCCATTGCAATGCAACCGCATTTTAAACGGAACAGCAAAAGGAATCTGGAATAAATGA
- a CDS encoding glycosyltransferase family 2 protein — MTSESSVAIVMATYNGEKYLKNQIESILKQTYLNWTLYIGDDGSTDSTKTIIDYYAINYTNIVKVDTGTQNLGAKRRFMTLLESVQADYYMFSDQDDVWLENKIEISLNKIKSEETANPNRPVVVHTDLIVTDENLNHIHESFWKRSKIKPDVLNNVNYLGVFNCATGCTMIFNNHAKNVSLPMPDVAPMHDWWVTINTAKNGIIATIETPTILYRQHLSNVVGAREISSMYFIKKLIHIFSTLKGHQELFPFHKFINYGPVTKYYYYKVLYTIKRNF; from the coding sequence ATGACAAGTGAGAGCTCGGTAGCTATTGTTATGGCTACATACAATGGAGAGAAATATCTGAAAAATCAGATTGAATCAATACTTAAACAGACTTATTTAAATTGGACTCTATATATCGGAGATGATGGTTCTACAGATTCTACAAAAACAATAATAGATTATTATGCAATTAACTATACTAATATAGTAAAAGTAGATACCGGCACACAGAACCTGGGGGCTAAACGACGGTTTATGACTTTACTAGAGTCTGTACAAGCTGATTATTATATGTTTAGCGATCAAGACGATGTGTGGTTGGAAAACAAAATTGAAATATCGTTAAACAAAATAAAATCGGAAGAAACGGCTAACCCAAATCGTCCGGTCGTAGTGCATACCGACTTGATAGTTACTGATGAAAATCTGAATCATATTCATGAATCATTTTGGAAAAGGTCTAAGATTAAACCGGATGTACTCAATAACGTAAACTACCTGGGAGTATTTAACTGTGCAACTGGTTGTACTATGATTTTCAATAATCATGCAAAAAATGTATCACTTCCTATGCCTGACGTTGCGCCTATGCACGATTGGTGGGTCACGATCAACACTGCAAAAAATGGAATAATTGCGACTATCGAAACTCCAACGATTCTATATCGTCAACATTTATCAAATGTCGTTGGTGCAAGGGAAATATCTTCAATGTATTTTATTAAAAAGTTGATTCATATATTTAGTACATTAAAAGGACATCAGGAATTATTCCCATTCCATAAATTCATTAATTATGGTCCTGTTACTAAATATTACTATTACAAGGTATTATATACTATAAAAAGGAATTTTTGA
- a CDS encoding glycosyltransferase family 2 protein, with protein MKKNDIVTVITIVYNNVSCIETTLKSVLSQSYKNIEYIVIDGASTDGTLNIIEKYADRISKIVSEPDKGIYNAMNKGVRLATGEWILFINSGDSLYSNDAIETVVKNIPDKAIDVLYGNVNMQYADKEVCQESDNDLSSFSKYMPIFHPATLVKSSLLKVALFDESYKVAADYKFFYNLYLSGAVFHKINCCISNFEAEDGISNKNIILAMKENFKVRALEKKYIWIPKYCLYFMYMKLIKKR; from the coding sequence ATGAAAAAGAACGATATTGTAACTGTGATTACAATTGTGTACAATAACGTAAGTTGTATCGAAACAACATTAAAAAGTGTTCTGTCTCAGTCATACAAAAATATAGAGTATATCGTTATAGATGGTGCCAGTACGGATGGAACGCTTAACATTATAGAAAAATATGCCGACCGTATTTCCAAAATTGTAAGTGAACCAGATAAAGGGATCTACAATGCGATGAACAAAGGTGTTAGATTGGCAACAGGAGAATGGATTTTATTTATCAACTCCGGAGATTCTTTGTATTCAAACGACGCAATAGAAACTGTTGTAAAAAACATACCGGATAAGGCTATTGATGTTTTGTATGGTAATGTTAACATGCAATACGCCGATAAGGAGGTTTGTCAGGAAAGCGATAATGATCTTTCTTCGTTCAGTAAATATATGCCTATATTCCATCCGGCAACTTTAGTAAAATCGTCTTTGTTAAAAGTGGCATTGTTCGATGAAAGCTATAAAGTAGCCGCAGATTATAAATTTTTCTACAACTTATATTTATCCGGAGCTGTTTTCCACAAGATAAATTGTTGTATTTCAAATTTCGAGGCAGAAGATGGGATTTCTAACAAGAATATTATTCTTGCAATGAAAGAGAATTTCAAAGTCAGGGCTCTTGAGAAGAAATATATATGGATACCGAAGTATTGTCTATACTTTATGTATATGAAGCTAATCAAGAAAAGATAA
- a CDS encoding glycosyltransferase family 2 protein, translated as MIEYDITGCIVTYKNNPVVLSRAINSFLDTSLNVKLYIVDNSPTNELKKLCSIPGVDYIFMNCNKGFGAGHNTILRSRHLMGKYHLVLNPDIRFGKGTLETLYNYMEQDLTVGNIMPKVTYPNGSLQYLCKLLPTPIDWIVRMFIPLKSIKSKIDYNFEMRFADYNTIMNVPYLSGCFMFLRKSTIEDIGLFDEGIFMYGEDTDLNRRIYQKYKTLYYPKVTIIHDFEKGSHKNLRLLWIHIKAAIYYLNKWGWVFDNERTRINKATKLKYKNNNI; from the coding sequence ATGATTGAATACGATATTACAGGCTGTATTGTGACATATAAGAACAATCCAGTTGTTCTTTCGCGGGCTATCAATAGTTTTTTAGATACCTCTTTAAACGTAAAATTATATATTGTCGATAATTCTCCTACGAACGAACTTAAGAAATTATGTAGTATCCCTGGGGTTGATTATATATTTATGAATTGTAATAAAGGTTTTGGAGCCGGACATAATACAATTTTAAGATCAAGACATTTAATGGGGAAATACCATCTTGTACTAAACCCGGATATCCGATTTGGAAAGGGAACACTCGAAACTTTGTACAACTATATGGAACAAGACCTGACAGTGGGTAACATAATGCCGAAAGTTACCTACCCGAATGGTAGTCTTCAATATTTATGCAAACTGTTACCAACTCCAATCGATTGGATTGTAAGAATGTTTATCCCCTTAAAATCTATAAAAAGTAAAATTGATTACAATTTTGAAATGCGATTTGCTGACTATAATACAATAATGAATGTACCTTATCTATCAGGTTGTTTCATGTTTTTACGTAAATCAACAATTGAAGATATAGGTTTATTTGATGAAGGGATTTTTATGTATGGTGAAGATACCGACTTAAACAGACGGATTTATCAAAAATATAAGACCCTTTATTATCCGAAAGTTACTATTATCCATGATTTTGAAAAGGGGTCTCATAAGAATCTTCGATTATTATGGATTCATATAAAGGCTGCTATATATTATTTAAACAAGTGGGGATGGGTTTTTGATAACGAACGAACCAGGATCAATAAAGCAACCAAGCTAAAATATAAAAATAATAATATATGA
- a CDS encoding polysaccharide biosynthesis/export family protein, which translates to MRKIITLILCLSVYSGTLFAQSMTDDQVIQYVKQAQAAGKSQNQMAIELRTKGVTPEQVERIKKKYESAQGKGKESESAAAINRNRTNNSAIPTLEDKNNGMEDVDDISSFFNYKDTVPKIFGRDVFTNKNLTFEPNINIATPSNYMLGPGDQVIIDIWGASQNTFTEKISPDGNINVKNLGPVYLNGLTVNEANAYIQRKFSSIYSGVLGGTSSKIKLTLGQIRSIQINIMGEVSVPGTYTLSAFSSVFHALYSAGGVNEIGSLRNVQVMRNGKQVAGLDVYDYILKGKFNDDIRLMDGDVIIVPPYDCLVNISGNVKRPMFYEMKSSESAATLLHYAGGFTGDAYNKTIRLMRKSGRERQIYNVDDKDFGSFKLADGDSVVVGAVLDRFENKLEIKGAVYREGLYELSDAVHSVKTLIEKAEGITGDAFLNRAELRRQHEDLTFEIIPIDLKGLLKGETADIPLQKNDMLYIPSIHDLQEAGVFIIHGEIARPGIYPYAKNTKLEDLVIQAGGLMESASTVRVDIARRIKDPKSMKVSRDIGQSFSFSLKDGLVVDGTPGFVLEPFDEVYVRRSPGYQVQQNVKVTGEVVFGGRHAVTQKNERLSDLVRKAGGLTPEAYPLGARLLRRMSDEEIARQQKTLQIAKNGSEKDSIDINKLEVDSVYQVGIQLEKALAAPGSDYDLVVREGDELIIPQYVNTVKINGTVMFPNTVPYVKGKRLSYYIDQAGGYGQRANKRKAYVVYMNGTVAQLKGGSSKYIQPGCEIVVPTKPDKKGMSLGEIIGLSSSIASLGAIVATLLTLTK; encoded by the coding sequence ATGCGTAAAATCATTACATTGATCCTATGTCTATCCGTTTATTCGGGCACGCTTTTCGCCCAGAGTATGACCGACGATCAGGTGATCCAATATGTAAAACAAGCTCAGGCTGCAGGTAAAAGCCAGAATCAGATGGCTATTGAACTTCGCACCAAAGGGGTAACTCCTGAACAGGTGGAACGTATTAAAAAGAAATATGAATCTGCACAGGGTAAAGGAAAAGAAAGTGAATCGGCTGCGGCAATCAATCGGAACCGTACCAATAATTCGGCAATCCCCACACTTGAAGACAAAAACAATGGAATGGAGGATGTGGATGATATTTCCTCTTTCTTTAACTACAAGGATACGGTTCCTAAGATTTTTGGTCGGGATGTATTTACCAATAAGAATCTGACCTTCGAACCCAATATCAATATAGCGACTCCTTCCAATTACATGTTGGGACCTGGCGACCAGGTGATTATTGATATCTGGGGCGCTTCTCAGAATACCTTTACCGAGAAAATTTCGCCGGATGGTAATATCAACGTGAAGAACCTTGGACCGGTATATCTCAACGGACTTACCGTGAATGAGGCTAATGCTTACATCCAACGGAAATTCAGCAGTATCTATTCGGGTGTGCTGGGTGGTACCTCTTCTAAAATAAAGCTTACTTTAGGTCAGATCCGCTCCATCCAGATCAACATCATGGGAGAAGTTTCTGTGCCGGGAACCTATACTCTATCGGCTTTTTCGTCGGTTTTCCATGCGTTGTATTCTGCCGGAGGGGTTAATGAGATTGGTAGTTTACGTAATGTACAGGTGATGCGCAACGGCAAGCAGGTGGCCGGACTGGATGTGTACGATTATATTCTGAAAGGTAAATTCAACGATGACATTCGCCTGATGGATGGGGATGTGATTATAGTTCCTCCTTACGATTGCCTGGTTAATATTTCGGGCAATGTGAAACGTCCGATGTTCTACGAGATGAAATCGAGTGAGAGTGCGGCCACTCTGTTGCATTATGCTGGTGGTTTTACGGGGGATGCCTACAATAAAACCATCCGGTTGATGCGCAAAAGCGGACGTGAACGCCAGATCTACAATGTAGATGATAAGGATTTCGGTTCGTTTAAACTGGCGGATGGCGACTCGGTTGTGGTGGGTGCTGTATTGGATCGCTTCGAAAACAAGCTGGAGATTAAAGGGGCCGTGTATCGTGAAGGATTGTATGAATTGAGCGATGCGGTTCACAGTGTTAAGACATTGATTGAGAAGGCTGAGGGGATTACGGGAGATGCCTTTCTGAACCGTGCCGAACTGCGCAGACAACACGAAGACCTTACGTTTGAGATTATTCCGATTGATTTGAAAGGGTTATTGAAGGGTGAAACAGCTGATATTCCCCTACAAAAAAACGATATGCTATATATTCCGAGTATTCATGATCTACAGGAGGCCGGAGTGTTTATCATTCACGGAGAGATTGCCCGTCCGGGTATCTATCCATATGCAAAAAACACCAAACTGGAAGACCTTGTGATTCAGGCTGGTGGATTGATGGAGTCGGCCTCAACAGTTAGGGTAGACATTGCCCGACGCATTAAGGATCCTAAAAGTATGAAGGTGAGCAGGGATATAGGTCAGTCCTTTTCTTTTTCACTAAAGGACGGATTGGTGGTGGACGGTACTCCCGGCTTTGTACTGGAACCCTTTGATGAAGTTTATGTACGCAGGAGTCCGGGTTACCAGGTTCAACAAAACGTTAAGGTAACAGGAGAGGTTGTTTTTGGTGGACGCCATGCCGTAACACAAAAGAATGAGCGATTGAGCGACCTGGTTCGCAAGGCGGGTGGTTTAACTCCGGAAGCCTATCCGTTGGGGGCCCGTCTGCTCCGCCGGATGAGTGACGAAGAGATAGCAAGACAGCAGAAGACGTTGCAGATTGCAAAGAATGGTTCTGAAAAAGATTCCATCGATATAAATAAGCTGGAAGTGGACAGTGTATATCAGGTGGGGATTCAATTGGAAAAAGCATTGGCTGCACCGGGATCGGATTACGACCTGGTGGTACGCGAGGGCGATGAGCTGATTATTCCACAATACGTGAATACGGTGAAAATAAATGGAACGGTAATGTTTCCCAATACGGTTCCTTATGTGAAAGGAAAACGTTTGAGTTATTACATCGACCAGGCGGGAGGCTACGGTCAACGTGCCAATAAGAGAAAAGCTTATGTGGTTTATATGAATGGAACCGTGGCTCAGTTAAAGGGCGGTTCTTCCAAATACATCCAGCCGGGCTGTGAGATTGTGGTGCCGACCAAACCCGACAAGAAAGGTATGTCGTTGGGTGAAATTATCGGTCTGAGCTCTTCTATTGCTTCTTTGGGTGCTATTGTTGCTACCTTGTTGACTCTTACCAAATAA
- a CDS encoding glycosyltransferase codes for MNILYISHSSLATGSESVLISTINGIEKKDIDNQYLVIPYSKTNNFSKQITKGRILKQYILPFKSIGNKTVKSICCLIYNLYSILFICSIIKKKNIGLVYVNTSANIAGAVAAWISGRKVVWHIHEQPNRNTSVIPSSFQFLYRAMFLNNRFKMVFTSRKALAGWEEELNCKIENYTIINPPTKEIVGYTKHQADIFTYGYIGTLVESKNLITLIECFEKIVRYSEKKTRLIIFGSGPLLSEIQETVKQLDISQYVEIKDFNSDVSSFYSSIDVLVQPSYNESWGMVIIEAISLQIPAIITKESGVADILTDNTECLLIDPCSKTELFEKMKLILEDQPLRESIGRNAYRKYKEMNLTNSFKNSVYKIIYDK; via the coding sequence ATGAACATCTTATATATAAGTCATTCTAGTCTGGCAACCGGTTCTGAAAGTGTACTTATTTCAACAATTAACGGAATCGAGAAAAAAGATATTGATAATCAGTATCTGGTGATACCTTATTCCAAAACAAATAATTTTAGTAAACAGATTACAAAAGGGCGTATTCTTAAACAGTATATTCTTCCGTTTAAAAGTATCGGGAACAAGACCGTGAAATCAATATGCTGTCTGATTTACAATCTATACAGCATTTTATTTATTTGTTCAATTATAAAAAAGAAAAACATCGGCCTTGTATATGTAAATACAAGCGCCAATATTGCCGGGGCTGTAGCTGCCTGGATTTCGGGGCGAAAGGTTGTTTGGCATATCCATGAACAACCTAACAGGAACACGTCTGTTATTCCTTCTTCGTTTCAATTTCTATATAGAGCAATGTTTTTGAATAACCGGTTTAAAATGGTTTTTACTTCTCGTAAAGCATTAGCAGGCTGGGAGGAAGAACTAAATTGCAAGATTGAGAATTATACGATTATCAATCCACCAACTAAAGAGATTGTTGGCTACACCAAGCATCAGGCGGATATTTTTACCTACGGATATATTGGAACACTCGTTGAATCTAAAAATCTGATTACATTAATTGAGTGTTTTGAAAAGATTGTAAGATACTCTGAAAAGAAAACCAGGTTGATAATTTTTGGAAGTGGTCCGTTGTTAAGTGAAATACAAGAGACGGTTAAACAATTGGATATCTCACAATATGTAGAAATAAAGGATTTCAACAGTGATGTTTCTTCTTTCTATTCTTCAATAGACGTGTTGGTACAACCTTCTTATAATGAATCGTGGGGTATGGTAATAATCGAAGCCATCTCGCTTCAGATTCCTGCCATTATTACCAAAGAAAGTGGTGTGGCCGATATTCTGACAGACAATACTGAATGTTTATTAATAGACCCTTGCAGTAAAACAGAATTATTCGAAAAAATGAAATTGATTCTTGAAGATCAACCTCTTCGGGAATCAATCGGCAGGAATGCATACAGAAAGTATAAGGAAATGAATCTGACAAATTCATTCAAAAATTCAGTTTATAAAATTATCTATGACAAGTGA
- the rfbB gene encoding dTDP-glucose 4,6-dehydratase, with the protein MNKNILITGGAGFIGSHVVRLFVNKYPDYHIINLDKLTYAGNLANLKDIEGRPNYTFVKADICDFETICNVLEKYEVNGIIHLAAESHVDRSIKDPFTFAQTNVMGTLSLLQAARQYWNGVWEDKMFYHISTDEVYGSLSNEGFFLETTKYDPHSPYSASKASSDHFVRAFHDTYGMPTLVTNCSNNYGPYQFPEKLIPLFINNIRNNKPLPVYGKGENVRDWLYVEDHARAIDVIFHKGKIADTYNIGGFNEWKNIDLIKVIIRTVDRLLGREEGTSEALITYVTDRAGHDLRYAIDSNKLKNELGWEPSLQFEEGIEKTVRWYLDNQAWMDNITSGEYEDYYKSMYKVSL; encoded by the coding sequence ATGAATAAAAATATATTAATTACCGGTGGTGCCGGTTTTATTGGTTCGCATGTGGTTCGTTTGTTCGTTAACAAGTATCCTGATTATCACATCATCAATCTGGATAAGCTTACCTATGCCGGAAATCTGGCCAACTTGAAAGATATTGAAGGCAGACCGAACTATACATTTGTAAAAGCGGATATCTGCGATTTTGAAACGATTTGCAATGTGCTTGAAAAATATGAGGTGAATGGTATTATTCACCTGGCAGCTGAGAGTCATGTTGATCGCAGCATAAAGGATCCGTTTACATTCGCGCAGACCAATGTTATGGGTACCTTGTCGTTGCTGCAGGCTGCCAGACAATACTGGAACGGGGTGTGGGAAGATAAGATGTTTTATCATATTTCGACCGACGAGGTATATGGCTCTTTAAGTAATGAAGGGTTCTTTCTGGAAACGACCAAATACGATCCGCACTCACCCTACTCTGCTTCAAAAGCATCGAGCGACCATTTCGTGAGAGCTTTCCATGACACCTATGGAATGCCTACATTGGTTACCAATTGCTCCAACAATTACGGTCCGTATCAATTCCCTGAAAAATTGATTCCATTGTTTATTAACAACATCCGCAACAATAAGCCTCTTCCTGTTTACGGAAAAGGAGAAAACGTGCGGGACTGGTTATATGTGGAAGATCATGCCCGGGCAATTGATGTTATTTTTCATAAAGGCAAAATTGCAGATACATACAATATCGGTGGCTTTAATGAATGGAAAAATATTGATCTGATAAAGGTTATCATCCGCACAGTAGACCGCTTGCTGGGACGCGAAGAGGGAACTTCGGAAGCGCTTATCACCTACGTGACCGACCGTGCCGGGCACGACCTTCGTTATGCAATCGATTCAAATAAACTGAAAAATGAACTGGGCTGGGAACCTAGCCTGCAGTTCGAGGAAGGTATTGAAAAGACAGTTAGATGGTACCTGGATAATCAGGCATGGATGGACAATATCACCTCCGGAGAGTATGAAGATTATTATAAAAGCATGTATAAAGTGAGCTTATAA
- a CDS encoding EpsG family protein gives MLYLLIFLILLLFSYNEVFTSNDKLKKTLYIASYYILVVLAGLRYETGGDWQSYAEVFDIIEPINEVIKGNGHVFANHQIEIGFRLLISITKFFSSNVQLLFFIVSFGCLTLLFKNLSVYSTYPQTSILIYYSVLYFFLDFVTIRQAISVMIFFFSIRFIQNRNLLKYIALIVTASFFHLTALLLLPLYWIINKRFSSNKVIIFFISINLVFLLNIKWMEATLNLVLPFFLGPVATKITTYTAESALVGRGISIGFIINIIIFTLLMLTRSKNDGSKYYNIFFNLFLLYAFVYSVFFEIVDISNRFRLYFALSELILLPNLFIAFETYKNKILIFIFVTLFSFSTSRNIFLERTGGSAYNPYQNYIIYKMFDIKSTGKERLEINDKDFEENK, from the coding sequence ATGCTCTATTTGCTTATTTTCCTGATATTATTGCTTTTTTCGTATAATGAAGTGTTTACTTCCAATGATAAGCTGAAGAAAACACTTTATATTGCAAGTTATTATATTCTCGTTGTTCTGGCCGGATTAAGATATGAAACAGGGGGCGACTGGCAATCTTACGCTGAAGTATTTGATATCATAGAGCCAATAAATGAAGTGATCAAAGGGAATGGGCATGTATTCGCAAATCATCAGATAGAAATTGGATTCAGGCTTCTGATTTCTATTACCAAATTTTTCTCTTCCAATGTTCAGCTGTTGTTTTTTATTGTATCATTCGGATGCTTAACATTACTATTTAAAAACCTCTCTGTTTACTCTACTTATCCTCAAACAAGTATTCTTATTTACTATTCTGTTTTGTATTTCTTTTTAGACTTCGTTACGATAAGACAAGCAATATCTGTAATGATATTCTTTTTTTCAATCCGTTTTATTCAAAATAGAAACTTGCTTAAGTATATTGCTTTAATTGTTACTGCTTCGTTTTTCCATTTAACCGCACTGCTTTTACTCCCTCTGTATTGGATTATAAACAAAAGATTCTCCAGCAATAAAGTAATTATTTTCTTTATTTCAATTAATCTAGTGTTTCTACTTAACATTAAGTGGATGGAAGCAACATTAAATCTGGTTCTTCCTTTCTTTCTGGGGCCTGTAGCAACAAAAATAACAACCTATACAGCTGAGTCTGCTCTGGTTGGAAGAGGCATTTCTATTGGATTTATTATCAATATCATTATTTTTACATTATTAATGCTGACCAGAAGCAAAAATGATGGAAGCAAATATTATAACATATTTTTCAACCTTTTTTTATTATACGCTTTTGTATATTCCGTATTTTTTGAGATTGTAGATATCAGTAATCGCTTTAGATTATATTTCGCTCTTTCTGAATTAATTCTGTTACCGAATTTGTTTATAGCATTCGAAACCTACAAAAATAAGATCCTAATCTTTATTTTCGTTACCCTCTTTTCATTCTCCACTTCAAGAAACATCTTTTTAGAGAGAACCGGAGGCTCTGCATACAATCCATATCAAAATTATATTATCTATAAAATGTTTGATATAAAGAGTACAGGTAAAGAAAGACTTGAGATAAACGATAAAGATTTTGAAGAAAATAAATAA